In Osmerus mordax isolate fOsmMor3 chromosome 6 unlocalized genomic scaffold, fOsmMor3.pri SUPER_6_unloc_1, whole genome shotgun sequence, the following are encoded in one genomic region:
- the LOC136938381 gene encoding uncharacterized protein, translated as EDVGLATGLTARAPRDVVTARAPRDVVTARAPRDVVTARAPRDVVRVLTARAPRDVVRVLTARAPRDVVRVLTARAPRDVVTARSAKGRRHRQSAKGRRQSPDRQSAKGRRHRRQSAKGRRQSPDRQSAKGRRQSPDRQSAKGRRQSPDRQSAKGRRQSPYPVAAALQTASRPRARPQTRELRPRARPQTRELRPRARPQTRELRPRARPQTRELRPRARPQTRELRPRARPTDQGAETQSQATDQGAETQSQATDQGAETQSQATDQGAETQSQATDQGAEETQSQATDQGAETQSQGHRPGS; from the exons GGAGGATGTGGGATTAGCGACTGGCCTGACCGCCAGAGCGCCAAGGGACGTCGTCACCGCCAGAGCGCCAAGGGACGTCGTCACCGCCAGAGCGCCAAGGGACGTCGTCACCGCCAGAGCGCCAAGGGACGTCGTCAGAGTCCTGACCGCCAGAGCGCCAAGGGACGTCGTCAGAGTCCTGACCGCCAGAGCGCCAAGGGACGTCGTCAGAGTCCTGACCGCCAGAGCGCCAAGGGACGTCGTCACCGCCAGGAGCGCCAAGGGACGTCGTCACCGCCAGAGCGCCAAGGGACGTCGTCAGAGTCCTGACCGCCAGAGCGCCAAGGGACGTCGTCACCGCCGCCAGAGCGCCAAGGGACGTCGTCAGAGTCCTGACCGCCAGAGCGCCAAGGGACGTCGTCAGAGTCCTGACCGCCAGAGCGCCAAGGGACGTCGTCAGAGTCCTGACCGCCAGAGCGCCAAGGGACGTCGTCAGAGTCCATACCCAGTCGCCGCAGCCCTCCAGACCGCGTCA AGACCCAGAGCCAGGCCACAGACCAGGGAGCTGAGACCCAGAGCCAGGCCACAGACCAGGGAGCTGAGACCCAGAGCCAGGCCACAGACCAGGGAGCTGAGACCCAGAGCCAGGCCACAGACCAGGGAGCTGAGACCCAGAGCCAGGCCACAGACCAGGGAGCTGAGACCCAGAGCCAGGCCCACAGACCAGGGAGCTGAGACCCAGAGCCAGGCCACAGACCAGGGAGCTGAGACCCAGAGCCAGGCCACAGACCAGGGAGCTGAGACCCAGAGCCAGGCCACAGACCAGGGAGCTGAGACCCAGAGCCAGGCCACAGACCAGGGAGCTGAGGAGACCCAGAGCCAGGCCACAGACCAGGGAGCTGAGACCCAGAGCCAGGGCCACAGACCAGGGAGCTGA